Proteins encoded together in one Mobula birostris isolate sMobBir1 chromosome 7, sMobBir1.hap1, whole genome shotgun sequence window:
- the kbtbd3 gene encoding kelch repeat and BTB domain-containing protein 3 translates to MDSVSRAVCNGVTEKRAISLLAETHGQQVLNVLQNFREQNVFFDFTIFVKGEKFPCHRCILAACSDFFRAMFEVHMRERDDGSVKITNLSPEAVKAFLDFAYTGHAEISETNVEMFFQMSSFLQVSLLAKACSEFLIKTLDLTNCLQLLSLSESYGSTALYNHALLFVVQHFALLLKSNDFLEMNAGLLEKCLEADALHVPNEDTVLNALLLWTRYDADSREKHLPQLINLVRLHQLSEETLEDFMKSESLLVNNPKCIESINDALNKLKEFNGLFPDARPSTTEKYIFVHKTEETSMVKHTFCYNIESDTWKELPATNIIDFPGSSLVTFGEKIFITGGCNVSCSRSIRLHIAERCHDATDQSWCYCPRTNNFNPVSSMKNSRTMHTSVIAMNQLFVVGGKTKGAREIRTLLNVEAYNPLTKEWRSVSHLPRGIYYPEASACNDIIYVLGSEVEIADVFNPSLDCFFKYNVSSDQWSELVAEFGQFFHATLVKAVPVNCTLYICDLSTYKVYSFCPDTCVWKGEGSFECAGFNAGAVGIADKIYILGGDYAPDEITDEVQVYHSSRSEWEEVSPMPRALTEFHCQVIQFNRYQDPWKAQL, encoded by the exons ATGGATTCAGTTTCTAGGGCTGTTTGCAATGGAGTGACTGAGAAGAGAGCTATCTCTCTGCTGGCTGAGACTCATGGACAGCAGGTTTTGAATGTACTTCAGAACTTCCGGGAGCAGAATGTATTCTTTGATTTCACAATATTTGTCAAAGGAGAAAAGTTCCCATGTCACAGGTGTATTCTTGCTGCATGCAGTGATTTCTTCAG AGCCATGTTTGAAGTTCACATGAGGGAAAGAGATGATGGGAGTGTAAAAATCACTAATTTGTCTCCGGAGGCTGTGAAGGCATTTCTGGATTTTGCTTACACAGGGCATGCAGAGATTTCTGAGACCAATGTTGAAATGTTCTTTCAGATGTCTTCATTTCTTCAAGTATCATTACTAGCTAAAGCCTGCAGTGAATTTCTTATCAAAACCCTTGATCTCACCAATTGCTTACAACTTTTGTCTTTGTCTGAAAGTTACGGTTCTACTGCTTTGTACAATCATGCTTTGTTATTTGTAGTGCAGCATTTTGCTCTGCTGTTAAAATCAAATGACTTTTTAGAAATGAATGCTGGACTGCTAGAAAAATGCCTTGAAGCAGATGCATTGCATGTCCCTAATGAGGACACTGTTCTGAATGCCCTTCTTCTCTGGACTCGATATGATGCTGATTCAAGAGAAAAACATTTGCCTCAGCTGATTAATCTGGTAAGGTTGCATCAGCTATCCGAAGAAACCCTGGAGGATTTTATGAAATCTGAAAGTTTATTAGTAAATAATCCTAAATGCATAGAATCTATTAATGATGCTCTGAACAAACTTAAGGAGTTTAATGGGCTCTTTCCCGATGCAAGACCATCTACAACAGAGAAATACATATTTgttcacaaaacagaagaaaccaGTATGGTTAAACATACATTCTGTTATAACATCGAGAGTGATACCTGGAAAGAATTGCCTGCTACAAATATTATTGATTTTCCTGGATCAAGTTTGGTCACCTTTGGAGAAAAAATATTTATTACTGGAGGATGTAATGTTAGTTGCAGTAGATCCATACGACTCCATATTGCAGAAAGATGTCATGATGCAACTGATCAGTCATGGTGCTATTGTCCAAGGACCAACAATTTCAATCCAGTTTCATCAATGAAAAACTCTCGGACCATGCACACATCAGTTATCGCGATGAACCAGCTTTTTGTAGTAGGTGGGAAAACCAAAGGAGCAAGAGAAATCCggactctcttaaatgttgaagctTACAATCCTCTTACCAAAGAATGGAGATCAGTGAGTCATTTGCCAAGAGGGATTTATTATCCAGAAGCAAGTGCCTGCAATGACATTATATATGTCCTTGGATCTGAGGTAGAAATAGCTGATGTCTTCAATCCATCATTGGATTGTTTCTTCAAATACAATGTGTCTTCCGATCAATGGTCAGAACTTGTTGCAGAATTTGGCCAGTTTTTTCATGCTACTCTAGTGAAAGCTGTCCCAGTAAACTGCACTTTGTATATTTGTGATCTTTCTACTTACAAAGTCTATAGTTTTTGTCCAGATACCTGTGTTTGGAAAGGTGAGGGCTCATTTGAATGTGCAGGTTTCaatgctggagctgttgggattGCAGACAAAATTTATATTTTGGGTGGGGATTATGCTCCTGATGAAATTACAGATGAGGTCCAAGTGTACCACAGTAGTAGATCTGAATGGGAGGAAGTATCTCCAATGCCCAGGGCTTTAACAGAGTTTCATTGTCAAGTAATTCAGTTCAATAGATATCAAGATCCCTGGAAAGCTCAATTATAA